The following proteins are co-located in the Nocardioides piscis genome:
- a CDS encoding PadR family transcriptional regulator, with amino-acid sequence MGRNNTPWEQRFQQHGNWQSSWAGWEGGQRGRRHGGGGPGGPPPWVQGLIGWAVPGATSEGPGPRARRGDVRLAILSVLGGAAQREEPLNGYQVIQQIAERSEGAWRPSPGSVYPTIQQLQDEGLVEADDDRGRKTLRLTDDGTAYVADNSRELEAIWAPFARATARATTGTSGDLKSEIGQMMSAVWQIVTQGSDLQRQAAIGVLVDTRKALYGILADGARPKERDAEIDDGDL; translated from the coding sequence ATGGGACGCAACAACACCCCGTGGGAGCAACGCTTCCAGCAGCATGGCAACTGGCAGAGCAGCTGGGCGGGCTGGGAGGGCGGCCAGCGTGGGCGCCGTCACGGTGGCGGAGGGCCCGGCGGCCCGCCGCCGTGGGTGCAGGGCCTGATCGGGTGGGCAGTCCCTGGCGCGACCAGCGAGGGCCCGGGGCCGCGGGCCCGGCGCGGTGACGTCCGCCTGGCGATCCTGTCGGTCCTCGGTGGCGCCGCTCAACGCGAGGAGCCCTTGAACGGCTACCAGGTGATCCAGCAGATCGCCGAGCGCAGCGAGGGCGCGTGGCGTCCGAGCCCCGGGTCGGTCTATCCCACGATCCAGCAGCTCCAGGACGAGGGGCTCGTCGAGGCTGACGACGATCGGGGCCGCAAGACACTGAGGCTCACCGACGACGGCACGGCGTACGTCGCCGACAACTCGCGCGAGCTGGAGGCGATCTGGGCTCCCTTCGCACGCGCCACCGCGCGGGCCACGACCGGCACCTCCGGCGACCTCAAGTCCGAGATCGGGCAGATGATGAGCGCCGTGTGGCAGATCGTGACGCAGGGCTCGGACCTGCAGCGTCAAGCCGCGATCGGCGTCCTTGTCGACACCCGCAAGGCGCTGTACGGGATCTTGGCGGACGGCGCCCGGCCCAAGGAACGTGACGCGGAGATCGACGACGGAGACCTGTGA
- a CDS encoding acyl-CoA dehydrogenase family protein — MSDFYSLPEEHQAIREAVRAICDAKVAPHAAAVDEEARYPQEAADALLAADFHAPHVPEQYGGAGADALATVIVIEEVARACVSSSLIPAVNKLGSLPVQIAGSEELKTKYLGALARGEGGFSYCLSEPDAGSDAGGMKTRAVRDGDDWVLDGVKRWITNAGESEFYTVMAVTDPEKKTRGGISAFVVEKSDEGVSFGAPEKKLGIKGSPTREVYLDKVRISDDRRIGEVGSGFATAMQTLDHTRVTIAAQAVGVAQGALDYALGYAKERQQFGKSIADFQGLQFMLADMGMKVEAARQMTYAAAGRSERGDKDLTFFGAAAKCFASDVAMEVTVNAVQVLGGYGYTRDYPVERMMRDAKITQIYEGTNQVQRIVMARQLLAGVQSQI, encoded by the coding sequence ATGAGCGACTTCTACTCCCTGCCCGAGGAGCACCAGGCGATCCGCGAAGCGGTGCGCGCGATCTGCGACGCGAAGGTCGCACCTCATGCGGCAGCGGTGGACGAGGAGGCCCGCTATCCGCAGGAAGCGGCTGACGCCCTGCTGGCCGCAGACTTCCACGCCCCCCACGTGCCCGAGCAGTACGGCGGCGCAGGTGCCGACGCCCTCGCCACCGTCATCGTGATCGAGGAGGTGGCTCGTGCGTGCGTGAGCTCGAGCCTGATCCCGGCGGTCAACAAGCTCGGCTCGCTGCCGGTGCAGATCGCTGGGTCCGAGGAGCTCAAGACCAAGTATCTCGGCGCGCTGGCACGCGGTGAGGGTGGCTTCTCCTACTGCCTCTCCGAGCCGGACGCCGGCTCGGACGCCGGTGGCATGAAGACCCGTGCCGTGCGCGACGGCGACGACTGGGTGCTGGACGGCGTCAAGCGCTGGATCACCAATGCCGGCGAGTCGGAGTTCTACACCGTCATGGCCGTGACCGACCCCGAGAAGAAGACCCGGGGCGGGATCTCTGCCTTCGTGGTGGAGAAGTCGGACGAGGGCGTCTCCTTCGGCGCGCCGGAGAAGAAGCTGGGCATCAAGGGCTCGCCGACGCGCGAGGTCTATCTCGACAAGGTCAGGATCAGTGACGACCGGCGCATCGGCGAGGTCGGCAGTGGTTTCGCGACCGCGATGCAGACTCTCGACCACACCCGCGTCACGATCGCGGCCCAGGCTGTGGGGGTCGCGCAGGGCGCGCTGGACTATGCGTTGGGCTATGCCAAGGAGCGCCAGCAGTTCGGGAAGTCGATCGCCGACTTCCAGGGCCTGCAGTTCATGCTGGCCGACATGGGCATGAAGGTCGAGGCCGCGCGCCAGATGACCTATGCCGCCGCCGGCCGGTCCGAGCGCGGCGACAAGGACCTGACCTTCTTCGGCGCGGCCGCCAAGTGCTTCGCCTCCGACGTCGCGATGGAGGTGACCGTCAACGCCGTGCAGGTGCTCGGTGGCTACGGCTACACCCGCGACTACCCCGTCGAGCGGATGATGCGCGACGCCAAGATCACCCAGATCTACGAGGGCACCAACCAGGTCCAGCGGATCGTGATGGCGCGTCAGCTGCTGGCCGGGGTCCAGTCACAAATCTGA
- a CDS encoding nitroreductase family deazaflavin-dependent oxidoreductase, translating to MTLQGTYEPSPSEWVRNHVEEYEASGGTADIKVMGRPIVVITSRGAKSGLLRKNPVMRIEHDGVYVAVASKGGDTDNPSWYANFKANPVVDLQDGPTPLPYRAREVTGDERAQWWERAVEAFPQYAEYAKATDREIPVFVLEPVAE from the coding sequence ATGACACTTCAGGGAACCTACGAGCCCAGCCCCAGCGAATGGGTGCGCAACCACGTCGAGGAGTACGAGGCCTCCGGCGGCACCGCCGACATCAAGGTGATGGGGCGTCCGATCGTGGTGATCACCTCACGCGGCGCGAAGTCGGGCCTGCTGCGCAAGAACCCGGTCATGCGGATCGAGCACGACGGCGTCTACGTCGCCGTCGCCTCCAAGGGCGGCGACACCGACAACCCGTCCTGGTATGCCAACTTCAAGGCCAACCCGGTCGTCGACCTGCAGGACGGTCCGACGCCGCTGCCCTATCGTGCACGGGAGGTCACCGGCGACGAGCGCGCGCAGTGGTGGGAGCGAGCCGTGGAGGCCTTCCCGCAATACGCCGAGTACGCCAAGGCGACCGACCGCGAGATCCCGGTCTTCGTCCTCGAGCCGGTCGCCGAGTGA
- a CDS encoding acyl-CoA thioesterase: MSAALTPRPVSFSRVSLAIAVGSAHANILGNVHGGEIMKLADSTAGAVAFRHSDGPAVTAAMDEMSFLRPVHVGDIVKTYAQVNWAGRSSMEIGVRVEAQPFGNATDEPVHVASAYFVFVAVDDDGSSRQVPELITETPTEVRREREAQIRRAHRLARKMEIDQGRE, encoded by the coding sequence ATGAGTGCAGCGCTCACCCCGCGTCCGGTGTCCTTCTCCCGGGTCTCGCTCGCGATCGCGGTCGGATCGGCGCACGCCAACATCCTCGGCAACGTCCACGGTGGCGAGATCATGAAGCTGGCCGACTCCACGGCAGGGGCCGTGGCCTTCCGGCACAGCGACGGCCCCGCGGTCACGGCGGCGATGGACGAGATGAGCTTCCTGCGCCCGGTGCACGTCGGTGACATCGTCAAGACCTACGCGCAGGTCAACTGGGCGGGTCGTTCCTCCATGGAGATCGGGGTCCGGGTCGAGGCGCAGCCGTTCGGCAACGCCACCGACGAGCCGGTCCACGTCGCGAGTGCCTATTTCGTCTTCGTCGCCGTGGACGACGACGGTTCGTCACGGCAGGTGCCGGAGCTGATCACCGAGACACCCACCGAGGTCCGCCGAGAGCGGGAGGCCCAGATCCGGCGCGCTCACCGGCTCGCGCGCAAGATGGAGATCGACCAGGGGCGCGAATAG
- a CDS encoding CoA-binding protein: MSADWQDPAAVDLMLDDLDTWAIVGLSGDPGRTAFSIASLLQSRGKRIVPIHPSAPTVLGEQGYASLSEVPFPIDVVDVFRRSESAGEFADQAVEVGAKSVWFQLGVIDEDAFQRTRAAGVPMVMDTCPAIEWRKRSA; the protein is encoded by the coding sequence GTGAGCGCCGACTGGCAGGACCCAGCAGCGGTCGACCTGATGCTCGACGACCTCGACACGTGGGCGATCGTCGGGCTGTCGGGCGACCCCGGCAGGACCGCGTTCTCGATCGCGAGCCTCCTCCAGTCACGGGGGAAGCGGATCGTCCCCATCCACCCGTCCGCGCCGACCGTCCTTGGCGAGCAGGGCTATGCCAGCCTGTCCGAGGTGCCGTTCCCGATCGACGTCGTCGATGTGTTCCGGCGCTCGGAGTCGGCCGGTGAGTTCGCCGACCAGGCCGTCGAGGTGGGCGCCAAGTCCGTGTGGTTCCAGCTCGGGGTGATCGACGAGGATGCCTTCCAGCGGACCCGCGCCGCGGGCGTGCCGATGGTGATGGACACCTGCCCCGCCATCGAGTGGCGCAAGCGGAGCGCGTGA
- the purE gene encoding 5-(carboxyamino)imidazole ribonucleotide mutase: MGSDSDWPVMQAAGEVLDEFGITWEADVQSAHRMPQQMLDYGKQAHERGLRVLIAGAGGAAALPGMLASVTPLPVIGVPVPLKYLDGLDSLLSIVQMPAGIPVATVAIGNARNAGILAARILGTSDEALRQRLVEFEAALVETARAKGQVVRDSSTGTRRTGF, encoded by the coding sequence ATGGGTTCGGACTCCGACTGGCCGGTGATGCAGGCCGCCGGCGAGGTGCTCGACGAGTTCGGCATCACCTGGGAGGCCGACGTCCAGTCGGCGCACCGCATGCCCCAGCAGATGCTCGACTACGGCAAGCAGGCGCACGAGCGCGGACTGCGGGTCCTCATCGCCGGCGCCGGTGGCGCTGCGGCGCTGCCCGGCATGCTGGCGTCGGTCACCCCGCTCCCGGTGATCGGCGTGCCCGTGCCCCTGAAGTATCTCGACGGGCTCGACTCGCTCCTGTCGATCGTGCAGATGCCGGCCGGGATCCCCGTGGCCACGGTCGCGATCGGCAACGCCCGCAACGCAGGCATCCTGGCCGCACGCATCCTGGGCACGTCCGACGAGGCGCTGCGACAGCGGCTGGTCGAGTTCGAGGCCGCACTGGTGGAGACGGCACGTGCCAAGGGGCAGGTGGTCCGCGACTCCTCGACCGGCACGCGGCGTACGGGCTTCTAG
- a CDS encoding helix-turn-helix transcriptional regulator yields the protein MTAIPHRRRALRVTTAHESELATAGLAVMLAPYAHRIELLASPGGQPASGADVTLHDTFAGAEAPPVANAPVVVHDGQLVTWTWNARPDLVEMALGNGASGVLSKQLPAARLVAALESIHHGRPVVDLGDERRPASAPRMVEALTPREAQVIAMITQGYDNQSIAEQGCISINSVKSYIRSAYRKMGVTSRTQAVLWGVRRGYLAQPARAEAAGLTA from the coding sequence ATGACTGCGATCCCCCACCGACGTCGCGCCCTCCGCGTCACGACTGCCCACGAGTCCGAGCTGGCCACCGCCGGGCTGGCGGTGATGCTGGCGCCGTACGCGCACCGCATCGAGCTGCTCGCATCTCCCGGGGGCCAGCCGGCGTCTGGGGCCGACGTGACCCTGCACGACACCTTCGCAGGCGCCGAAGCCCCTCCTGTCGCCAATGCGCCCGTCGTGGTCCACGACGGTCAGCTGGTCACCTGGACGTGGAACGCGCGGCCCGACCTGGTCGAGATGGCCCTCGGCAACGGAGCGAGCGGCGTGCTGTCCAAGCAGCTGCCCGCAGCCCGGTTGGTGGCCGCCCTCGAGTCGATCCACCACGGTCGGCCTGTGGTGGACCTCGGTGACGAGCGTCGCCCTGCCAGCGCTCCCCGCATGGTGGAAGCGTTGACTCCCCGGGAGGCGCAGGTGATCGCGATGATCACCCAGGGTTATGACAACCAGTCCATCGCCGAGCAGGGGTGCATCAGCATCAACTCGGTGAAGTCCTACATCCGCAGCGCCTATCGCAAGATGGGGGTCACCTCGCGCACGCAAGCAGTGCTGTGGGGTGTACGCCGCGGCTATCTCGCCCAGCCGGCCCGCGCCGAGGCTGCCGGTCTGACTGCCTAG
- a CDS encoding Gfo/Idh/MocA family protein, which produces MTTRWGIAGTGSMAAAILPDFALADGAEVVRIGSRTPDRAREFAAPYEIADVGTIDDLLRSDVDVVYVATPHAQHHALAMAAIEAGKAVVVEKAFTASLAHTREVVELARSRGVFCMEAMWTRFQPAVVEARRLVAEGAIGDPFALQADLGAYRAYDPASRLFAIELGGGATLDLGVYPISMAQHFLGTPDKVVASGSLYPNGADASAVVTLHYADGRAASLVFALSTESPGRAVLWGTGGSIEIAPRFHHPTQLVVRRNGGGAEMLECPVRGRGYVHEIDEVTRCLTAGLTESPTMPLADTLDVQWVMEETLTQLGTTRVDSGSSEKPRCVTGVTHE; this is translated from the coding sequence ATGACCACGCGATGGGGCATCGCCGGCACCGGGTCGATGGCCGCGGCGATCCTCCCCGACTTCGCGCTTGCCGACGGGGCGGAGGTCGTGAGGATCGGCAGCCGGACGCCCGATCGGGCCCGCGAGTTCGCCGCGCCATACGAGATCGCGGACGTCGGCACCATCGACGACCTGCTGCGCTCGGACGTCGACGTCGTCTACGTCGCCACCCCGCACGCCCAGCACCACGCGTTGGCGATGGCGGCCATCGAGGCCGGCAAGGCCGTCGTGGTGGAGAAGGCCTTCACCGCGTCCTTGGCCCACACCCGCGAGGTGGTCGAGCTCGCTCGCTCGCGAGGGGTCTTCTGCATGGAGGCGATGTGGACTCGCTTCCAGCCGGCCGTGGTCGAGGCCAGGCGGCTCGTCGCGGAGGGAGCGATCGGCGATCCGTTCGCCCTCCAGGCCGACCTCGGTGCGTATCGGGCCTACGACCCGGCGTCGCGGCTGTTCGCGATCGAGCTCGGCGGCGGCGCGACCCTGGACCTCGGGGTCTACCCGATCTCCATGGCCCAGCACTTCCTCGGCACCCCCGACAAGGTCGTCGCCAGCGGGAGCCTCTACCCCAACGGGGCTGACGCCAGCGCCGTTGTCACGCTGCACTACGCCGACGGGCGCGCCGCGTCCCTGGTCTTCGCGCTGTCCACCGAGTCGCCCGGCCGCGCGGTGCTGTGGGGCACCGGGGGCTCGATCGAGATCGCCCCGCGCTTCCACCACCCGACCCAGCTGGTCGTGCGTCGCAACGGCGGAGGCGCGGAGATGCTCGAGTGCCCGGTGCGTGGCCGCGGCTACGTCCACGAGATCGACGAGGTCACGCGCTGCCTGACCGCGGGTCTCACCGAGTCACCCACGATGCCGCTCGCCGACACCCTCGACGTGCAGTGGGTGATGGAGGAGACACTGACCCAGCTCGGCACCACGCGTGTGGACAGCGGGTCGTCGGAGAAACCACGATGCGTCACCGGGGTTACCCACGAGTAG
- a CDS encoding crotonase/enoyl-CoA hydratase family protein yields the protein MNFETLVVETDADGVTLLTLSRPEALNAFSVTMAYELESFFHYAAHDDAIRAIVVTGAGRAFCAGMDLSADGNVFGLDESLSPAPEELRRHLAEEPYQSGVRDTGGKVALAIHACPKPVIAAINGAAVGVGATMTVAMDLRLASTKARIGFVFGRLGIVPEACSTWFLPRIVGTQQALEWLYSADILTPEAALEGRLVRSVHEPEELVPAALELARSFVVGRSSAALALTKQLIHAGTAAPHPLDAHVAESIAMHYTSINDGKEGVAAMREKRSPSFTGRASQLPRIF from the coding sequence GTGAACTTCGAGACGCTGGTCGTCGAGACCGACGCCGACGGCGTGACCCTGCTGACCCTGTCGCGGCCCGAAGCACTGAACGCCTTCTCGGTGACGATGGCCTACGAGCTCGAGAGCTTCTTCCACTACGCCGCACACGACGACGCGATCAGGGCGATCGTCGTGACCGGTGCGGGCCGGGCGTTCTGCGCCGGGATGGACCTCTCGGCGGACGGCAACGTCTTCGGCCTCGACGAGTCACTCTCCCCGGCCCCAGAGGAACTGCGTCGCCACCTGGCCGAGGAGCCCTACCAGTCCGGGGTGCGCGACACCGGCGGCAAGGTCGCGCTCGCGATCCACGCCTGCCCCAAGCCGGTCATCGCTGCGATCAACGGCGCCGCCGTCGGCGTCGGCGCCACGATGACGGTCGCGATGGACCTTCGACTGGCGTCGACCAAGGCCCGTATCGGTTTCGTCTTCGGGCGCCTCGGCATCGTTCCGGAGGCGTGCTCGACGTGGTTCCTGCCGCGGATCGTCGGCACCCAGCAAGCGCTGGAGTGGCTCTACTCGGCTGACATCCTCACGCCCGAGGCCGCCCTCGAGGGCCGGCTGGTGCGTTCGGTCCATGAGCCCGAGGAACTGGTGCCGGCAGCCCTCGAGCTGGCCCGATCCTTCGTGGTCGGCCGCTCATCGGCAGCACTCGCCCTGACCAAGCAGCTGATCCATGCCGGGACGGCCGCACCACACCCGCTGGACGCCCACGTCGCCGAGTCGATCGCGATGCACTACACGTCGATCAACGACGGCAAGGAAGGTGTCGCCGCGATGCGCGAGAAGCGCTCGCCCTCCTTCACCGGCCGCGCCTCGCAGCTGCCACGGATCTTCTAG
- a CDS encoding LCP family protein, whose protein sequence is MPPSSTPGLPPGSPVTRFTTLDRAQRVRFRRAVALMVMTVLVPGSAQLVAGNRRVGRIAMRVWIGLLVLTLVSMGVSWFFHGFAFWAVSNTALLGLLRLLLMALAVGWALLFLDAWRLGQPMGLHQRQRLAVVGVNGLLCFSVAGTLLFGAHMVGVQRQFMITMFGDGEVVGASDGRFNVLLLGGDSGAGRWGLRPDSLTVASIDARTGKTVLVGLPRNMANFPFAEGSVMAKKFPNGFNCPDCYLNGVSTWAQDHPELFKGSKTPGVDATEMAVEGITGLEINYWSMVNLAGFRSLVDAVGGVTLTVRDPIPVGLPHDDFYRFIEPGTRKLNGMDTLWFARARDGSDDYSRMARQKCVMNAMLQQISPQDALSNFSEIAAASSEMISTNVPQSEVDTFLDLAVKAKSQKIGTVSLVPPKVVTADPDIDVVHSMVAAAIDRAEGEKPTSVLATQAPAEPEGDGSPTPDPTPTSEPVPPPSVTGGSIGSLKEGYAANQADDLGSAC, encoded by the coding sequence ATGCCGCCCAGCTCGACACCAGGGCTCCCGCCCGGGTCGCCGGTCACGAGGTTCACCACCCTCGACCGCGCCCAACGAGTTCGCTTCCGTCGCGCCGTCGCGCTGATGGTCATGACCGTGCTCGTCCCGGGTTCGGCACAGCTGGTGGCGGGCAACCGCCGGGTCGGCCGGATCGCGATGCGCGTCTGGATCGGTCTGCTCGTTCTCACCCTCGTCTCGATGGGGGTCTCCTGGTTCTTCCACGGCTTCGCGTTCTGGGCGGTGTCCAACACGGCGCTGCTCGGGCTGCTTCGCCTGCTGCTGATGGCCCTGGCCGTCGGTTGGGCCCTGCTGTTCCTGGACGCGTGGCGACTGGGACAGCCGATGGGACTGCACCAGCGGCAGCGCCTGGCCGTGGTGGGGGTCAACGGCCTGCTGTGCTTCTCGGTCGCAGGCACGCTGCTGTTCGGCGCCCACATGGTGGGGGTGCAACGCCAGTTCATGATCACGATGTTCGGGGACGGTGAGGTCGTCGGGGCCTCCGACGGCCGGTTCAACGTGTTGCTCCTCGGCGGCGACTCCGGGGCTGGGCGCTGGGGCCTGCGGCCCGACTCCCTGACGGTCGCCAGCATCGACGCCCGGACCGGGAAGACAGTCCTCGTCGGGCTGCCGCGCAACATGGCCAACTTCCCGTTCGCCGAGGGGTCGGTCATGGCCAAGAAGTTCCCGAACGGCTTCAACTGCCCCGACTGCTATCTCAACGGGGTCTCGACCTGGGCCCAGGACCACCCTGAGCTGTTCAAGGGGTCCAAGACCCCGGGCGTCGACGCCACCGAGATGGCGGTCGAGGGCATCACGGGGCTGGAGATCAACTACTGGTCCATGGTCAACCTCGCCGGCTTCCGCAGTCTCGTGGACGCGGTCGGTGGCGTCACCCTGACCGTCCGCGACCCGATCCCGGTCGGCCTGCCGCACGACGACTTCTATCGCTTCATCGAGCCGGGCACCCGCAAGCTCAACGGCATGGACACCTTGTGGTTCGCCCGCGCGCGCGACGGCTCGGACGACTATTCGCGGATGGCGCGCCAGAAGTGCGTCATGAACGCGATGCTGCAGCAGATCAGCCCCCAGGATGCGTTGAGCAACTTCTCCGAGATAGCCGCCGCCTCGTCCGAGATGATCTCGACCAACGTCCCCCAGAGCGAGGTCGACACCTTCCTCGACCTGGCGGTCAAGGCCAAGTCGCAGAAGATCGGCACCGTCAGCCTGGTGCCCCCCAAGGTCGTGACCGCCGACCCGGACATCGACGTGGTCCACTCCATGGTGGCTGCGGCGATCGACCGCGCCGAGGGCGAGAAGCCGACCAGCGTCCTGGCAACCCAGGCGCCGGCCGAGCCGGAAGGTGACGGCTCGCCGACGCCCGATCCAACGCCGACCAGCGAGCCCGTCCCGCCGCCGTCGGTCACAGGCGGCTCGATCGGATCGCTCAAGGAGGGCTACGCCGCCAACCAGGCCGACGACCTGGGATCGGCCTGCTGA
- a CDS encoding LCP family protein: MPRFRFGIIKLVLLAWVVFMVAVPLWAWSKVDKVDAMPPGERPGDQPGNTYLIVGSDSRDDLSQAERKQLGTGGAVGQRTDTIMLLHTGSGPNLLMSIPRDSIVEIPEHGTTKVNAAYAFGGAKLLIKTLENETGIRIDDYIEVGFGGFVGMVDAVGGVEICPKAAMEDPLANLDVPKGCQEADGQTALGYARSRKTYSQLGDIDRARAQREVVSAIGSKALSPWTFVNPVRYFRLSSSSAESFSVSEGTSPISLGRFAFAMTRVDGENGLTCGVPIRDTAVNWDEERSEALFALIRDDDTASIPDRLCTPSGLPK, translated from the coding sequence TTGCCGCGGTTCCGCTTCGGCATCATCAAGCTGGTGCTGCTCGCGTGGGTGGTCTTCATGGTGGCCGTGCCGCTGTGGGCATGGTCGAAGGTCGACAAAGTGGACGCGATGCCCCCCGGGGAGCGCCCCGGCGACCAGCCCGGCAACACCTACCTCATTGTCGGCTCCGACTCTCGCGACGACCTCTCGCAAGCCGAGCGCAAGCAGCTCGGCACCGGCGGGGCGGTGGGTCAGCGCACCGACACGATCATGCTGCTCCACACCGGTTCCGGGCCCAACCTGCTGATGTCCATTCCCCGCGACTCGATCGTCGAGATCCCTGAACACGGCACCACCAAGGTCAACGCGGCCTACGCCTTCGGCGGCGCCAAGCTTCTGATCAAGACCTTGGAGAACGAGACCGGGATCCGCATCGACGACTACATCGAAGTGGGCTTCGGCGGCTTCGTCGGCATGGTCGACGCCGTCGGCGGGGTGGAGATCTGCCCCAAGGCGGCCATGGAGGACCCCTTGGCCAACCTCGACGTACCTAAGGGCTGCCAGGAGGCCGATGGCCAGACGGCGCTCGGCTATGCCCGATCGCGCAAGACCTACTCCCAGCTCGGCGACATCGACCGGGCCCGCGCCCAGCGCGAGGTCGTCTCGGCCATCGGCAGCAAGGCACTGTCACCCTGGACGTTCGTCAACCCGGTCCGCTACTTCCGGTTGAGCAGTTCATCCGCAGAGTCGTTCTCGGTCAGCGAGGGCACGAGCCCGATCTCGCTGGGTCGGTTCGCGTTTGCCATGACGCGCGTCGACGGGGAGAACGGGTTGACGTGCGGCGTCCCGATCAGGGACACGGCCGTCAACTGGGACGAGGAGCGGTCCGAGGCCCTCTTCGCCCTCATCCGGGACGACGACACCGCCTCGATCCCCGACCGCCTGTGCACCCCTAGCGGCCTGCCCAAGTGA
- the arfB gene encoding alternative ribosome rescue aminoacyl-tRNA hydrolase ArfB → MKVSPGPGLPEGLEIPDSSLVERFSRSPGPGGQSVNTSDSRVELELDLRSLSCLSTAQRARALKRWPGGVIVISASEHRSQHRNRTAARERLADLLRSALAPPPPPRRPTRPTRGSKERRLRAKKERGQTKALRGRVND, encoded by the coding sequence GTGAAGGTCTCGCCCGGCCCCGGGCTCCCCGAGGGGCTGGAGATCCCCGACTCCAGCCTCGTCGAGCGGTTCTCCCGCTCCCCCGGCCCTGGCGGCCAGTCGGTCAACACCAGTGACAGCCGGGTCGAGCTGGAGCTCGACCTCCGGTCCCTGTCCTGCCTGTCCACGGCCCAGCGTGCCCGCGCCCTCAAGCGCTGGCCCGGCGGTGTGATCGTGATCAGCGCCTCCGAGCACCGATCCCAGCACCGCAACCGCACCGCCGCACGCGAGCGGCTGGCCGACCTGCTCCGCTCCGCCCTGGCTCCACCACCGCCCCCGCGCAGGCCCACCCGGCCGACCCGGGGATCGAAGGAGCGGCGGCTGCGCGCGAAGAAGGAGCGTGGTCAGACCAAGGCGCTGCGCGGGCGGGTCAACGACTGA
- a CDS encoding DUF1707 SHOCT-like domain-containing protein, which produces MDPRIGNAERETATGLLGEHYAAGRLDHEEYDERLDAIWSARTAADLEQLFWDLPRPVSASPARTTRTPRRRGPGVSPLLLVAVVVAFAVVLEAPWLVLVGAAWLFLARPGRARAHAWHGGRGHGCR; this is translated from the coding sequence ATGGACCCTCGCATCGGCAACGCTGAGCGGGAGACTGCGACGGGACTCCTCGGGGAGCACTACGCCGCGGGCCGTCTCGACCACGAGGAGTACGACGAGCGGTTGGATGCCATCTGGTCAGCGCGCACGGCCGCCGACCTGGAACAGCTGTTCTGGGACCTCCCGCGGCCTGTCTCCGCCTCGCCCGCCCGAACGACTCGGACCCCGCGACGTCGCGGTCCGGGCGTCTCTCCGCTCCTGCTCGTCGCGGTCGTCGTCGCGTTCGCCGTGGTCCTCGAGGCGCCCTGGCTCGTGCTCGTCGGGGCGGCCTGGCTCTTCCTCGCCCGGCCCGGTCGTGCACGCGCGCACGCCTGGCACGGCGGACGCGGTCACGGCTGTCGCTGA